The region aataacaaatatacTAAAGTGTATCGTGAAACAATTGTCTTGTTTCATGCAAAGTAACTTTAAAATTTTGAACCAAGAAACAATTAAAATACTTAAATACTAAGATGAAGCTTTTTTTTACCGAACAGTTTGATGACTTACTTTCTATGCAGACTTTGATGGACCACTCCATATTGACCGCTGACCCAGGGGCCGTCGGCTGGCTGCTTTGTCCAGGCTCGGGTGTGTTCTCGGTCGGGTAGAGCACACACACGGCGCCAGGCGAGTGACCGCTGGACCCGTCCGTGCCCATCGTCTGTAAAATCAGGCTGCTGGAGCCGCCATCACAGAGGCTCTGGAGTGGAAATGTGAGCGAAAGAAAACCGGGCACGTGCGCCGTCCTGTCGGATGAAACCGGAGACGTCTTCGTTCTCACGCAAGCCCCGTCTGCTGGGCCAGGGAGTGGATCTTCACCtgcagggtggtctccttcagTCGCAGGTGTGTGGTTTGGTCTACTTACAGACTCGTCCGTGGCCGTCGTTGTGAGCTGGAGCGATTTGAATGTTTGTCCATTTTGACATTCGCTGAGGTTCAGCTCAGGACCGGCGAGGGAGTCCAAACAAACGTGGTCGCCGGACCGTGGAGATGTCGGCTCCTCCAGAGGAGATGTTTCCACATCAGTAGCCAGGGTGGAGACCTGGATGACAGACCCTCCTGAGGGGGTGACGTGGCCCGTGGAGGTTGGAGCACCTTCTTCTTGCTCCTGCTCGTCCACCCCTGCATAACATGTAGAAAGCACCAGTATCAGAATACTgtaacatttcacattttcacaCAGTCTATTACAGATGCACTTTTAACATTCTGAAGTGCGTATTACAAAGTCACTTCTCGTGtgcactctctcctgctctcactGTAGCCCAAGAGCATTGTGGGTAGATTCCTTCCACAGACCTGGTAAGATGGGCTCTTCCTTTGTCCCCTGGATCCCAACAGGTCTGGGATCAGTGTGGAAATGTCCTCGATCTCCTGTCAGTCCTGCTGTCTGTAGCCCACCACATGGACTTGGTACAGACGTCATATCAACATTCACTTTTGGTGGAGCTAAAAAACCAATATCAAAGATGTCAAGATGTCAGGATATGCAATAGTTCAACTGTGTAATAGTGAGTAAGAGTGCAGGGATGATGTAATATCCTGCTGGAGGTGAAAGGTTAAATGATAAATGCAGGATCTACACTCACACGGCTGCTGTGTTAGCTGGTTGGGAAATGACAATGACAGGTCCTCTATCAGCTTGTTTCTCTCAGCTAGCGCACTCTGGATGCTCAGAGGAGAAGAGCTGGCCGGTTTAGTAACTTTCAACTGAGGCTGGAAGTCTGTGCTGCTGGGATGCATGAACACTGCTGGATCTGCTGGGACTGCCGGCTCTCCTGGATCTGCTAGATCTGCTGGACCTACTAGATCTGCTGGGTCTGCTAGATCTGCTGGACCTACTAGATCTGCTGGATCTGCTGAGTCTGCTAGATCTGCTGGACCTACTAGATCTGCTAGATCTGCTGGACCTACTAGATCCGCTGGATCTGCTAGATCTGCTGGGTCTGCTAGATCTGCTGGGTCTGCTAGATCTGCTGGCTCTGCTGGACCTACTAGATCTGCTGGGTCTTCTGGACCTGCTAGATCTGCTGGATCTGCTGGGTCATTTCTCTGGAACCTTTCAGGTGTTGGTTTGCTTAAATATTGCCTCGTAGGCGTTGTGGTAAAATGTTCCTCGGACACTTCATGCACATCAGCCAGTACTGATGTCAGGTCATTCTCCAAAGCAGGACTGGATAGGTCTGTATCAGAGGAACAAATGTAGTCTATATTATCTACAAAGCATGTGTGCAAACATATGGATCCATCAATAAACACTAAAAAGGCTAAAAGCCATTAAATAAATTGTTAGCAGTCCCTATGAACAAAACAGCATTAacggaaaaaaaaacccactaaTAAAATAATACAACAGCTGGTGTTTTTTTCAAAGTAGTGCTAACAAGTCCTCCTTAGGTAATGTTTCTGACAGCACAATCTGTCAAACATGTATCCTAGTTTGGATGGCCCAACCTTCATGAGAACAACATTATATCATATGGCAACGCAAGAGCCTTTACAGATAACTGTGTTTCACCATAGGCCAGAGGCGGAGCATCAAACGATGTGTCATCAGAGCAAACTGCAGTCGTGATTGGCTCCAGACAAGGAGCAGGCTCCTCCCCCCCAGACATCACAGGTGTTTCATCCTCACAAGTATTAAGTGCTAAAGGCaaaaaacagaacagaacattctgaGACTCAATATTATGGGgatgtgaatatatatatatatatatatatatatatatatatatatatatatatatatatatatatatatatatatatatatatatacagtatatatagatttaaaaaataaacaaaaagtaTGAGATCGCATGGTTGTAACTTCTCTACATATTGTATTTTAGCAGCAACTCATTGCAGGTTTCActgtatgtaaatgtgtttcATCATGTAATCTATAACTTAACACCATCTACCATTAAAATAGCTTCACCTAAGTTAAGATGTTCCATACCAAGTCCAGGACCTGTGCCATGCTGTGGAGGTTCACTGCTTACAAGAACTTCACCATCACTCAGGTGCTCATCTCTTGATGAACGCTGCTCGGCCACATGTTCCCTCATCCCCTGGTCCGCAGGGCCAGTGTGCCACGACACAGAAGGCCCACCACCAAGATCCTCCACAGACTCGAAGGCAACACTAGATGCTTTTTCAAGAGGTTGGTCAGCTTTTAGGGATACACTACAGCACTGGTTGGTGGATGCTCTATTGCTCAGAGTCTTTTCCTCAGTGACGTCCTCACCCAAACGCAGCACAGATGCCGGTGTGTTTGGTTCAGCAGTAGCGAAGTCCACAGTCGTTCCCTTCTGCTCAGGATTGTGTTTCTGAGACAGGTTCTCCACAGACATGCGCAGTGTCTCGTCGACATTATCTGTCGCTGGAGTTCCTTCCCACGTTTTCCTGATATCGTGGGCTGAAAGCTGGTCGAGCAttgtacacactacacacctggcAGCTTCTAGCTCTGTGATCGCTGTTGGAGATGTACCTACAGCCTGCATTGCATGTGTCTTCAGGGGCTCCTCAGTGGACGTCTCTAAAATACTCTGTAAAAGTTCTCCATGACTCTCAGTATCTATCAGGTGTTCACTACTAGGCAGAATCAGGCCAAACACTGATGTACTCAGCAATGAATCTACGAGCACATCAGTAGGGTCTTCAACTGTAgaacaagaaaaaaacatttgcattgATCCTCTGTATACGAAACAGAACTGATTACAATttccaatttttttttatggtaCACAATTGTCCAAATGTACATGGAACcaaatgtacatatatatatatatataaaatcagaGGATGCAAGTATGGATCATGGTACCTGTAGTCGCTGCTGTTGACATGgatgtctcctgtgtgtgtttggtgtcttCAATGGGCTGCTGCTGACTCCACACGCTGGAGGTGCATAGCCCCACTTCTGCTGAACCACCATCTAGCACCTCTGTTAATAACTCCAGTAATGGTTCTGGTAATGGTTCTGATAACAGCTCTGGTAATGTCTCAGGTAATGACTGTGGTAATTGCTCAAGTAATGACTCAGGTAGTGGCTCTGGTAATGACTCAGGTAATGACTCAGGAAGTGGTTCAGGTAATGACTCAGGTAGTGGCTCAGGTAATGACTCAGGTAGTGGCTTAGGTAATGACTCAGGTAATGGCTCTGGTAATGACTCAGGTAATGGCTCAGGTAATGACTCAGG is a window of Brachyhypopomus gauderio isolate BG-103 chromosome 14, BGAUD_0.2, whole genome shotgun sequence DNA encoding:
- the LOC143475029 gene encoding uncharacterized protein LOC143475029 isoform X5: MPPVIVPIGLKSLLVAVGRAVVLGQPQDVVGFIASYCQELSHVRREHPWMNVRDLANLLTAVKGSTSVSGVSFPRLTSESSGSLQLEQLFHHEREAGKLVFETKLDSTQSFTSDEIYHSRAVSSHTHDQDHHGKEVKQNSVMPEDLTNTATSRRPTVRSAVFQRSPSSCHVELVKNPLLLYMTPPPSDHVVVIQSESLPDAILFCCKGVHCSRQSSRSNLALVLPTTDQNREKITSALTDMVVYHRVSSSEDLPYTHSVSTDMAPKVLQFTYSPLGQVGTESRQTKLFSESLPESLPEPLPEPLPESLPEPLPESLPEPLPESLPESLPESLPEALPESLPEPLPESLPEPLPESLPEPLPESLPEPLPESLPESLPEPLPESLPEPLPESLPESLPEPLPESLPESLPESLPEPLPESLPEPLPESLPESLPEPLPELLPKSLPEPLPESLPEPLPESLPESLPEPLPESLPEPLPEPLPEPLPEPLPESLPEPLPESLPEPLPESLPESLPEPLPESLPEPLPESLPEPRPESLPESLPEPLPESLPEPLPESLPEPLPEPLPESLPEPLPESLPEPLPESLPEPRPESLPESLPEPLPESLPEPLPESLPESLSEPLPESLPEPLPESLPEPLPEPLPESLPEPCPESLPESLPEPLPESLPEPLPESLPEPLPESLPKPLPESLPEPLPESLPEPLPESLPESLPEPLPESLLEQLPQSLPETLPELLSEPLPEPLLELLTEVLDGGSAEVGLCTSSVWSQQQPIEDTKHTQETSMSTAATTVEDPTDVLVDSLLSTSVFGLILPSSEHLIDTESHGELLQSILETSTEEPLKTHAMQAVGTSPTAITELEAARCVVCTMLDQLSAHDIRKTWEGTPATDNVDETLRMSVENLSQKHNPEQKGTTVDFATAEPNTPASVLRLGEDVTEEKTLSNRASTNQCCSVSLKADQPLEKASSVAFESVEDLGGGPSVSWHTGPADQGMREHVAEQRSSRDEHLSDGEVLVSSEPPQHGTGPGLGMEHLNLALNTCEDETPVMSGGEEPAPCLEPITTAVCSDDTSFDAPPLAYDLSSPALENDLTSVLADVHEVSEEHFTTTPTRQYLSKPTPERFQRNDPADPADLAGPEDPADLVGPAEPADLADPADLADPADLADPADLVGPADLADLVGPADLADSADPADLVGPADLADPADLVGPADLADPGEPAVPADPAVFMHPSSTDFQPQLKVTKPASSSPLSIQSALAERNKLIEDLSLSFPNQLTQQPSPPKVNVDMTSVPSPCGGLQTAGLTGDRGHFHTDPRPVGIQGTKEEPILPGVDEQEQEEGAPTSTGHVTPSGGSVIQVSTLATDVETSPLEEPTSPRSGDHVCLDSLAGPELNLSECQNGQTFKSLQLTTTATDESVSRPNHTPATEGDHPAGEDPLPGPADGACVRTKTSPVSSDRTAHVPGFLSLTFPLQSLCDGGSSSLILQTMGTDGSSGHSPGAVCVLYPTENTPEPGQSSQPTAPGSAVNMEWSIKVCIENFSTGQPADTEEQ
- the LOC143475029 gene encoding uncharacterized protein LOC143475029 isoform X3 — encoded protein: MPPVIVPIGLKSLLVAVGRAVVLGQPQDVVGFIASYCQELSHVRREHPWMNVRDLANLLTAVKGSTSVSGVSFPRLTSESSGSLQLEQLFHHEREAGKLVFETKLDSTQSFTSDEIYHSRAVSSHTHDQDHHGKEVKQNSVMPEDLTNTATSRRPTVRSAVFQRSPSSCHVELVKNPLLLYMTPPPSDHVVVIQSESLPDAILFCCKGVHCSRQSSRSNLALVLPTTDQNREKITSALTDMVVYHRVSSSEDLPYTHSVSTDMAPKVLQFTYSPLGQVGTESRQTKLFSESLPESLPEPLPEPLPESLPEPLPESLPEPLPESLPESLPESLPEALPESLPEPLPESLPEPLPESLPEPLPESLPEPLPESLPESLPEPLPESLPEPLPESLPESLPEPLPESLPESLPESLPEPLPESLPEPLPESLPESLPEPLPELLPKSLPEPLPESLPEPLPESLPESLPEPLPESLPEPLPEPLPEPLPEPLPESLPEPLPESLPEPLPESLPESLPEPLPESLPEPLPESLPEPRPESLPESLPEPLPESLPEPLPESLPEPLPEPLPESLPEPLPESLPEPLPESLPEPRPESLPESLPEPLPEPLPEPLPESLPEPLPESLPESLSEPLPESLPEPLPESLPEPLPEPLPESLPEPCPESLPESLPEPLPESLPEPLPESLPEPLPESLPKPLPESLPEPLPESLPEPLPESLPESLPEPLPESLLEQLPQSLPETLPELLSEPLPEPLLELLTEVLDGGSAEVGLCTSSVWSQQQPIEDTKHTQETSMSTAATTVEDPTDVLVDSLLSTSVFGLILPSSEHLIDTESHGELLQSILETSTEEPLKTHAMQAVGTSPTAITELEAARCVVCTMLDQLSAHDIRKTWEGTPATDNVDETLRMSVENLSQKHNPEQKGTTVDFATAEPNTPASVLRLGEDVTEEKTLSNRASTNQCCSVSLKADQPLEKASSVAFESVEDLGGGPSVSWHTGPADQGMREHVAEQRSSRDEHLSDGEVLVSSEPPQHGTGPGLGMEHLNLALNTCEDETPVMSGGEEPAPCLEPITTAVCSDDTSFDAPPLAYDLSSPALENDLTSVLADVHEVSEEHFTTTPTRQYLSKPTPERFQRNDPADPADLAGPEDPADLVGPAEPADLADPADLADPADLADPADLVGPADLADLVGPADLADSADPADLVGPADLADPADLVGPADLADPGEPAVPADPAVFMHPSSTDFQPQLKVTKPASSSPLSIQSALAERNKLIEDLSLSFPNQLTQQPSPPKVNVDMTSVPSPCGGLQTAGLTGDRGHFHTDPRPVGIQGTKEEPILPGVDEQEQEEGAPTSTGHVTPSGGSVIQVSTLATDVETSPLEEPTSPRSGDHVCLDSLAGPELNLSECQNGQTFKSLQLTTTATDESVSRPNHTPATEGDHPAGEDPLPGPADGACVRTKTSPVSSDRTAHVPGFLSLTFPLQSLCDGGSSSLILQTMGTDGSSGHSPGAVCVLYPTENTPEPGQSSQPTAPGSAVNMEWSIKVCIENFSTGQPADTEEQ
- the LOC143475029 gene encoding uncharacterized protein LOC143475029 isoform X4, with amino-acid sequence MPPVIVPIGLKSLLVAVGRAVVLGQPQDVVGFIASYCQELSHVRREHPWMNVRDLANLLTAVKGSTSVSGVSFPRLTSESSGSLQLEQLFHHEREAGKLVFETKLDSTQSFTSDEIYHSRAVSSHTHDQDHHGKEVKQNSVMPEDLTNTATSRRPTVRSAVFQRSPSSCHVELVKNPLLLYMTPPPSDHVVVIQSESLPDAILFCCKGVHCSRQSSRSNLALVLPTTDQNREKITSALTDMVVYHRVSSSEDLPYTHSVSTDMAPKVLQFTYSPLGQVGTESRQTKLFSESLPESLPEPLPEPLPESLPEPLPESLPEPLPESLPESLPESLPEALPESLPEPLPESLPEPLPESLPEPLPESLPEPLPESLPESLPEPLPESLPEPLPESLPESLPEPLPESLPESLPESLPEPLPESLPEPLPESLPESLPEPLPELLPKSLPEPLPESLPEPLPESLPESLPEPLPESLPEPLPEPLPEPLPEPLPESLPEPLPESLPEPLPESLPESLPEPLPESLPEPLPESLPEPRPESLPESLPEPLPESLPEPLPESLPEPLPEPLPESLPEPLPESLPEPLPESLPEPRPESLPESLPEPLPEPLPEPLPESLPEPLPELLPEPLPESLPEPLPESLPESLSEPLPESLPEPLPESLPEPLPEPLPESLPEPCPESLPESLPEPLPESLPEPLPESLPEPLPESLPESLPEPLPESLLEQLPQSLPETLPELLSEPLPEPLLELLTEVLDGGSAEVGLCTSSVWSQQQPIEDTKHTQETSMSTAATTVEDPTDVLVDSLLSTSVFGLILPSSEHLIDTESHGELLQSILETSTEEPLKTHAMQAVGTSPTAITELEAARCVVCTMLDQLSAHDIRKTWEGTPATDNVDETLRMSVENLSQKHNPEQKGTTVDFATAEPNTPASVLRLGEDVTEEKTLSNRASTNQCCSVSLKADQPLEKASSVAFESVEDLGGGPSVSWHTGPADQGMREHVAEQRSSRDEHLSDGEVLVSSEPPQHGTGPGLGMEHLNLALNTCEDETPVMSGGEEPAPCLEPITTAVCSDDTSFDAPPLAYDLSSPALENDLTSVLADVHEVSEEHFTTTPTRQYLSKPTPERFQRNDPADPADLAGPEDPADLVGPAEPADLADPADLADPADLADPADLVGPADLADLVGPADLADSADPADLVGPADLADPADLVGPADLADPGEPAVPADPAVFMHPSSTDFQPQLKVTKPASSSPLSIQSALAERNKLIEDLSLSFPNQLTQQPSPPKVNVDMTSVPSPCGGLQTAGLTGDRGHFHTDPRPVGIQGTKEEPILPGVDEQEQEEGAPTSTGHVTPSGGSVIQVSTLATDVETSPLEEPTSPRSGDHVCLDSLAGPELNLSECQNGQTFKSLQLTTTATDESVSRPNHTPATEGDHPAGEDPLPGPADGACVRTKTSPVSSDRTAHVPGFLSLTFPLQSLCDGGSSSLILQTMGTDGSSGHSPGAVCVLYPTENTPEPGQSSQPTAPGSAVNMEWSIKVCIENFSTGQPADTEEQ
- the LOC143475029 gene encoding uncharacterized protein LOC143475029 isoform X1: MPPVIVPIGLKSLLVAVGRAVVLGQPQDVVGFIASYCQELSHVRREHPWMNVRDLANLLTAVKGSTSVSGVSFPRLTSESSGSLQLEQLFHHEREAGKLVFETKLDSTQSFTSDEIYHSRAVSSHTHDQDHHGKEVKQNSVMPEDLTNTATSRRPTVRSAVFQRSPSSCHVELVKNPLLLYMTPPPSDHVVVIQSESLPDAILFCCKGVHCSRQSSRSNLALVLPTTDQNREKITSALTDMVVYHRVSSSEDLPYTHSVSTDMAPKVLQFTYSPLGQVGTESRQTKLFSESLPESLPEPLPEPLPESLPEPLPESLPEPLPESLPESLPESLPEALPESLPEPLPESLPEPLPESLPEPLPESLPEPLPESLPESLPEPLPESLPEPLPESLPESLPEPLPESLPESLPESLPEPLPESLPEPLPESLPESLPEPLPELLPKSLPEPLPESLPEPLPESLPESLPEPLPESLPEPLPEPLPEPLPEPLPESLPEPLPESLPEPLPESLPESLPEPLPESLPEPLPESLPEPRPESLPESLPEPLPESLPEPLPESLPEPLPEPLPESLPEPLPESLPEPLPESLPEPRPESLPESLPEPLPEPLPEPLPESLPEPLPELLPEPLPESLPEPLPESLPESLSEPLPESLPEPLPESLPEPLPEPLPESLPEPCPESLPESLPEPLPESLPEPLPESLPEPLPESLPKPLPESLPEPLPESLPEPLPESLPESLPEPLPESLLEQLPQSLPETLPELLSEPLPEPLLELLTEVLDGGSAEVGLCTSSVWSQQQPIEDTKHTQETSMSTAATTVEDPTDVLVDSLLSTSVFGLILPSSEHLIDTESHGELLQSILETSTEEPLKTHAMQAVGTSPTAITELEAARCVVCTMLDQLSAHDIRKTWEGTPATDNVDETLRMSVENLSQKHNPEQKGTTVDFATAEPNTPASVLRLGEDVTEEKTLSNRASTNQCCSVSLKADQPLEKASSVAFESVEDLGGGPSVSWHTGPADQGMREHVAEQRSSRDEHLSDGEVLVSSEPPQHGTGPGLGMEHLNLALNTCEDETPVMSGGEEPAPCLEPITTAVCSDDTSFDAPPLAYDLSSPALENDLTSVLADVHEVSEEHFTTTPTRQYLSKPTPERFQRNDPADPADLAGPEDPADLVGPAEPADLADPADLADPADLADPADLVGPADLADLVGPADLADSADPADLVGPADLADPADLVGPADLADPGEPAVPADPAVFMHPSSTDFQPQLKVTKPASSSPLSIQSALAERNKLIEDLSLSFPNQLTQQPSPPKVNVDMTSVPSPCGGLQTAGLTGDRGHFHTDPRPVGIQGTKEEPILPGVDEQEQEEGAPTSTGHVTPSGGSVIQVSTLATDVETSPLEEPTSPRSGDHVCLDSLAGPELNLSECQNGQTFKSLQLTTTATDESVSRPNHTPATEGDHPAGEDPLPGPADGACVRTKTSPVSSDRTAHVPGFLSLTFPLQSLCDGGSSSLILQTMGTDGSSGHSPGAVCVLYPTENTPEPGQSSQPTAPGSAVNMEWSIKVCIENFSTGQPADTEEQ
- the LOC143475029 gene encoding uncharacterized protein LOC143475029 isoform X2, whose amino-acid sequence is MPPVIVPIGLKSLLVAVGRAVVLGQPQDVVGFIASYCQELSHVRREHPWMNVRDLANLLTAVKGSTSVSGVSFPRLTSESSGSLQLEQLFHHEREAGKLVFETKLDSTQSFTSDEIYHSRAVSSHTHDQDHHGKEVKQNSVMPEDLTNTATSRRPTVRSAVFQRSPSSCHVELVKNPLLLYMTPPPSDHVVVIQSESLPDAILFCCKGVHCSRQSSRSNLALVLPTTDQNREKITSALTDMVVYHRVSSSEDLPYTHSVSTDMAPKVLQFTYSPLGQVGTESRQTKLFSESLPESLPEPLPEPLPESLPEPLPESLPEPLPESLPESLPESLPEALPESLPEPLPESLPEPLPESLPEPLPESLPEPLPESLPESLPEPLPESLPEPLPESLPESLPEPLPESLPESLPESLPEPLPESLPEPLPESLPESLPEPLPELLPKSLPEPLPESLPEPLPESLPESLPEPLPESLPEPLPEPLPEPLPEPLPESLPEPLPESLPEPLPESLPESLPEPLPESLPEPLPESLPEPRPESLPESLPEPLPESLPEPLPESLPEPLPEPLPESLPEPLPESLPEPLPESLPEPRPESLPESLPEPLPEPLPEPLPESLPEPLPELLPEPLPESLPEPLPESLPESLSEPLPESLPEPLPESLPEPLPEPLPESLPEPCPESLPESLPEPLPESLPEPLPESLPEPLPESLPKPLPESLPEPLPESLPEPLPESLPESLPEPLPESLLEQLPQSLPETLPELLSEPLPEPLLELLTEVLDGGSAEVGLCTSSVWSQQQPIEDTKHTQETSMSTAATTVEDPTDVLVDSLLSTSVFGLILPSSEHLIDTESHGELLQSILETSTEEPLKTHAMQAVGTSPTAITELEAARCVVCTMLDQLSAHDIRKTWEGTPATDNVDETLRMSVENLSQKHNPEQKGTTVDFATAEPNTPASVLRLGEDVTEEKTLSNRASTNQCCSVSLKADQPLEKASSVAFESVEDLGGGPSVSWHTGPADQGMREHVAEQRSSRDEHLSDGEVLVSSEPPQHGTGPGLALNTCEDETPVMSGGEEPAPCLEPITTAVCSDDTSFDAPPLAYDLSSPALENDLTSVLADVHEVSEEHFTTTPTRQYLSKPTPERFQRNDPADPADLAGPEDPADLVGPAEPADLADPADLADPADLADPADLVGPADLADLVGPADLADSADPADLVGPADLADPADLVGPADLADPGEPAVPADPAVFMHPSSTDFQPQLKVTKPASSSPLSIQSALAERNKLIEDLSLSFPNQLTQQPSPPKVNVDMTSVPSPCGGLQTAGLTGDRGHFHTDPRPVGIQGTKEEPILPGVDEQEQEEGAPTSTGHVTPSGGSVIQVSTLATDVETSPLEEPTSPRSGDHVCLDSLAGPELNLSECQNGQTFKSLQLTTTATDESVSRPNHTPATEGDHPAGEDPLPGPADGACVRTKTSPVSSDRTAHVPGFLSLTFPLQSLCDGGSSSLILQTMGTDGSSGHSPGAVCVLYPTENTPEPGQSSQPTAPGSAVNMEWSIKVCIENFSTGQPADTEEQ